Within Massilia endophytica, the genomic segment CCCTCGGGCGACCGCTACAAGGTCAGCCAGGCCCGCATGCGCAAGGTCGTCGAGAAGGCTGCCGAGCTTTCAGGCTGGGGCAAGTTGCTGCCGTCAGAACCGGGCGTCCAGCGCGGACGCGGCTTCGCGGCCTATCCCTACATGCACGGCAACAGCTACTGCGCCATGGTGGCGGACGTGGAAGTGCGCGGCGGGCAGCTGAGCATCACGCGTGTGGTGGCGGTGGTGGACTGCGGCCTTGTCATCAACCCGGACGGCGCAAGGCAGCAGGTGGAAGGCGGCATCATGTGGGGTCTGTCGGCCGCCCTGCACGGCGGCGTGCGGCTGGCCGATGGCGCCGTCACCAACACAAACTTCCACGATACGCCCTTCTGCCGCAACGGCGAAACGCCGCACAGGATCGAGGTCCACTTCGTGGAGGAGCCGGGCGCCGCGCCAACGGGGCTGGGCGAGATTGCCCCGCCCTTGATCGCGCCGGCGCTGTGCAACGCCTTGTTCGCAGCCACCGGCAAGCGCATCCGCCGCCTGCCGCTAGAGCTGTAGCTCCAATGTGAGAATTGGCGACATTTCCAAGGGAACCGTATGGTATGTTGGCGGGCCTATAAACTACAACAGCATGCCATGCGTCCCTGCCGTTTCTTACTCCACTTGTGCTTTGCAGCCGGTATCCTGCTGGCCCTCCCTTCGGTTCAGGCGCAGGCCGATGCCAAGCCTCCGGTAGAGGCATTCTTCGATAACCCGTCCTTCAGCGCGGCGTCGCTGTCCCCGAGCGGCAAATATGTCGCAGCACGCGTGGGAGGAAAGGGGACACGCGAACGGCTTGCGGTCTACGAGATCGCCACCGGCAAAGCTCAAGCGGTTGCGCAGTTCGATGACGCGGACGTCAACCGCTTCCAATGGGTGAGCGACGACCGTCTGCTGTTCGATTCCGCCGACCGTGACCTCGGTCAAGGCCAAATCCGTTCTGCCCCCGGCCTTTTTGCGGTCAACCGCGACGGCAGCAAGTTCAAGCGCCTGGCCGAACGGCGCGGCAGCTTCGTGCGCAATGGCGGCGGTGAAGTACTGCTGCCCTGGCACACTTACATGATGCCGCAAACCGGCAAGCAGGACTCCGAGTTCGCCTATGTGGCGAGCCGGGAGTATGCAGGCATCAACGAAATTGCGCATGTCAGCCTGCTGCGCCTGAATACCCTGACCGGCCGCGTGTCCGGTTACGCCGGGCCGCACAACGTCAAGCAGTGGCTCATGGACTACAACGGGGAGCCGCGCCTGGCCATGGTGAGCGTGGACGGCAAGGCATCGATCCACTACCGCGACCCCAAGCGCAATAATGAATGGCGCCAGCTGGCGGAGTTCAAGCGCTACCTCGGCGGCGAAGGCGCCTTCACGCCCATGGCTTTCGGGCCGGACGGCACGCTTTACGTGCGAAGCAATGCAGGCCGGGACAAGTATGCCGTTTTCAGCTACGACCTCGACGCCGGGAAGCTGAGCGACAAGCCCGTGGTGCTCCAGGAAGACTACGATTTCTCGGGCCGCCTGCTGTTCTCCGAGCGTGGGCTGCAGGGCGTGCGTTTCGTCAGCGACGCGGAGGGCACGCAGTGGCTGGACAAGGATATGCAGGCGTTGCAGGATTCCATCGACGCCATGCTTCCCTCCACCGTCAATATCGTCACGCCCCCAACGCACCCCACCACCCGCAACCTGATGGTCAAGGCATATTCGGATACCCAGGCGGCGATCTACTTCATTTACAACGGCGAGACCGGCAAGCTTGTGCGCCTTGGTGAAACCCGTCCCCAGATCAAGCCATCCATGGTGGGCCAGCGCGAACTTGTGCGCTACCAGGCGCGCGACGGCCTCACCATCCCCGCATGGCTCACCGTGCCCCGCGGCGGGAAGAAGAACCTGCCCATGGTCGTTCTGGTACACGGCGGCCCGTGGGTGCGCGGCGATACCTGGGAGTTCAACGACGAGGCGCAGTTCCTGGCCTCGCGCGGCTATGTGGTCCTGCAACCGGAATTCCGGGGCAGCCTGGGATACGGCAAGAAGCTCTTCCACGCGGGATGGAAGCAATGGGGCTTGAAAATGCAGGACGATGTGGCGGACGGCACGCGCTGGGCCATCGCGCAGGGCTATGCGGACCCGAAGCGGATCTGCATCGCGGGGGCCAGCTACGGCGGTTATGCGACGCTCATGGGCCTCGTGAACGATCCGGACCTGTACCGCTGCGGCGTCAATTGGGCCGGAGTGACCGACATTGAGCTGATGTACAAAGGTTCCTGGTTCACGCCGTCGGACCTCACGGACTCCTGGAAGGACTACGGAATGCCCAGCATGATCGGCGACCGCGAGAAGGACGCCGAACAGCTGAAGCGCACATCGCCCCTGCAGCAGGCCGCGCGCATCCAGCAGCCACTGCTGCTGGCCTACGGCGGCGCGGACCTGCGGGTGCCCATCTACCACGGCAAGCGCTTCTACGACGCGGTGAAGGCGACGAACCAGAACGTGGAATGGATCGAATATCCGGAGGAAGGCCACGGCTGGGCCGTGCCGAAGAACCGCTTCGACTTCTGGAAGCGCGTCGAAAAGTTCCTTGACCAGAATATCGGCGCTGGCGCGAAAACAGAGTGAGCCAAGCGTGAGAATGTGAGGATTTTTTGCCGGTGGGCCTGTGCTATCGTCGCTGCATTAAAACGACAACACAAGTCCATGCGCTTTATCTCCTCCCTGATCAGCATTCTCCTCGTTGCGGGCGCTGCCGGCGCCCAGCAGGTTTCCAGTCCGGCGGCACTGGCGCCGCCGCCAGTGGAAGCGTTCTTCGACAATCCTCAATTCAGTGCCGCCGCGATCTCGCCCAGCGGGAAGTACGTGGCGGCCCGCGTATCCGGCAACGGCGCACGCCAGCGGCTCGCCGTCTTCGAGGTTGCGACGGGCAAGGTCAACGTGGTCGCACAATTCCGCGACGCCGACGTCCGCAACTTCCAATGGGTGAACGACGAACGGCTGATCTACGATTCCGAAGACCTTCAGAAAGCGGACGGCAAGGCATTCTTTGCGCCGGGTCTGTTCGCCGTGAACCGCGACGGTACGGAACCCCGTCCCCTGGCTCACCGGAACTACCGTTTCGTCGAGGAGACCGGTATCGACAGGCAGCTGCCCTGGAATACCTTCATGATTCCGCACACTGCCCGCCGCGATTCGAGCTTCGTCTACGTCCAGAGCGTGGAGTTCGAGGGCGACCATGATTTCACCATCCGCCACAAACGCCTCATCCGGCTCGATACCCGTACCGGACGCGCCATCAATTTCATCGGACCGCGCACCGTCAAGCGCTGGCTGCTGGACTACGCAGGCGAACCCCGGCTGGCGCTCGCTTCGGACGAAGGCACATCCACCGTGCTCTATCGCGACCCGAAGCGTGGCAACGAATGGCGCCCGCTGGCCGAGTTCCACCGCTACCTGGACAGCGACGATTCGTTCGAGCCCCTCGGTTTTGGCCCGGACGGCACACTCTATGTGAACAGCAGCCGTGGCCGCGACAAGTCCGCGGTGTACACCTACGACATCGAAACGGGCAAACTGGGCGATCAGCCTGTAGTGCAGCTGGAAGACTACGACTTCGCCGGCAGGCTGGCCTTCTCGCCGGCCGGTCTGCAGGGCTTTACGGTGGTCGCCGACGGTTTGAGCACGCAATGGCTCGACGCGAAAATGCAGGCGCTGCAGAACACCATCGACAAGCTGCTGCCAGCCACCATCAACGTCGTGATGCCTCCCTCCGATCCCACCGTCAACAACGTGGTGGTCGCGGCATACTCTGACGTGCAGCCCCTCGTCTACCTGGTCTACAACGCCGATACCGGCAAGCTGATTCGGCTCGGGGATGCGCTGCCGCAGATCGATTCGACGAAGATGTCCCGGCGCGCGCTCGTCAACTACAAGGCACGCGACGGCCTCAGTATTCCCGCCTGGATCACCCTGCCGCACGGCGGCCGCAAGAACCTGCCGATGGTGGTGCTGGTGCACGGCGGCCCCTGGGTACGCGGTGATACGTGGGCCTTCAACGAGGAGGCCCAGTTCCTCGCCTCGCGCGGCTACGTGGTGCTGCAGCCGGAGTTCCGGGGCAGCACGGGCTATGGCAAGGCGCTGTACCAGGCAGGCATCAAGCAGTGGGGCCTGAAAATGCAGGACGACATCGCGGACGGAGCGCGCTGGGCGATTGCACAGGGCTATGCGGATCCGAAGCGCATCTGCATCGCGGGCTCCAGCTATGGCGGCTATTCCACCCTGATGGGTCTTATCAATGACGCCGACCTTTTCCGCTGCGGCGTCAACTGGGCCGGCGTGACGGACATCGAACTGATGTACAAGGGCAGCTGGACCCTGCCCTCGGACATGAGCGATGCCTGGAAAAAGTACGGCATGCCGCAACTTGTCGGCGATCCCGGGAAGGACGCAGAGCAGTTGAAGCGCACTTCGCCACTGCTGCTGGCGGCAAAGATCAAACAACCGCTGCTGCTGGCCTATGGCAGCTCCGACCTGCGCGTGCCGCTCTATCACGGCAAACGCTTCTACGATGCGGTGAAGCCCACCAACCAGAAGGTCGAGTGGATCGAGTACGAGCATGAGGGGCACGGCTGGGCGCTGCCGGAGAACCGCTTCGACTTCTGGAAGCGCGTGGAGAAGTTCCTCGACCAGAATATCGGCGCGAGCGCAAAAACGGAGTAAGCTGGCGGCTCCGATTCCTTATTGATGGAGGAGACTGGCTATGGGTTCCGGCAAGATTCTGGTAGCGCAGGGCGGCGGACCGACCGCCGTGATCAATCAGTCGCTGGTGGGCGTGGCGCTGGAGGCGCGGCGCTTCCGCGAGGTGACGAAGGTGTACGGCGCCCTGCACGGCGTGCGCGGCATCATCGACGAGAACTTTGTCGACCTGACCCAGGAAACCAGCCATAACCTGGAGCTGGTGGCGGCCACGCCTTCCTCCGCTCTCGGTTCCACGCGCGACAAGCCGGACCTCAAATACTGCGCCGAGATCTTCAATGTGCTGCGCGCCCATGAGATCGAGCACTTCTTCTACATCGGCGGCAACGATTCATCGGACACGGTGCGCATCGTCAGCGAGCAGGCGCGCGCCGCGGGCTATCCGCTGCGCGCCATCCACATCCCCAAAACCATCGACAACGACCTGGTCGGCAGCGACCATACGCCCGGCTTCCCCTCGGCCGCACGCTTCGTGGCGCAGGCCTTCGCGGGCGCGAACCTGGACAACGCTTCCCTGCCTGGCGTGTACGTGGGCGTGGTGATGGGCCGCCATGCCGGCTTCCTGACGGCGGCGGCAGCGCTGGGCAAGAAATTCCCGGACGACGGGCCGCACCTGATTTACCTGCCGGAGCGCGTGTTCTCGATCGAGCGCTTCCTGGCGGACGTGAAGTCCACCTACGAGCGCTATGGCCGCTGCGTGATCGCCGTATCCGAAGGCATTCACGATGCCAGCGGCGAGCCCATTGCCACGCTGCTGGCGAAGGAAGTGGAGCGCGACGCACACGGCAATGTGCAGCTCTCCGGCACCGGCGCGCTGGCGGACCTGCTGTGCGACGAAATCAAGGCCAAGCTGGGGATCAAGCGCGTGCGCGGCGACACCTTCGGCTACCTGCAGCGCTCCTTCATCGGCTGCGTGTCGGACGTGGACCAGCGCGAGGCGCGCGAAGTGGGGGAAAAGGCGGTGCAGTACGCCATGTGGGGCGACCGCGACGGTTCGGTCGCCATCAAGCGCACCGGCTTCTATTCGGCGGACTACGAGCTGCTGCCCCTGGAAACGGTGGCGGGCAAGACGCGCACCATGGAGGACGAATTCATCGCCGCCAGCGGCACCGACGTCACCGACGCCTTCCGCCTGTACCTGAGGCCTTTGCTGGGCTCCGGCATGCCGGACGCCTACCGCCTGCGCCCGGCACCGGTGGCCAAGATTCTGAAGCGCTAACCGCAGAGCCCGTGTCCACTTCTGGGGTCTGACCCCAAGGTGGACACGGGCTGAGCTGTTAGATTACGATGGTCTGGTGCTCGCCTTCCTTGCGGGCGCGGATGGTGCCGATGCGGCTGACGGTTTCGCCGGCCGCCGTCAGCTGGGCCACCGCCGCATCCGCGTTCTCGGCGGAGACGATCACCGTCATGCCGATGCCGCAGTTGAAGACGCGGTGCATTTCGGCGTCGGCCACGCCGCCGTGCTGCTGCAGCCATTTGAACAGCGGGGGCATGGTCCAGGACTTGCCATCCAGTTCGGCCGTCAGGTTGTCGGCCAGCACGCGCGGAATGTTTTCGACCAGGCCGCCGCCCGTGATGTGCACCAGGCCTTTGACTTCCATCGATGCCATCAGCGCCAGCAGGGGCTTGACGTAGATGCGGGTCGGCTCCATCAGCACGTCCGCCAGCTTGCGGCCGTGGAAGTCGGCGTTCAGGTCCGGCTTGGCCACTTCGATGATCTTGCGCACCAGCGAGTAGCCGTTGGAGTGCGCGCCCGAGGAGGCAAGGCCCAGCACCACGTCGCCCGGCACGATCTTGGAGCCGTCGATCAGGTTCGACTTCTCCACCGCGCCCACGGCGAAACCTGCCAGGTCGTATTCGCCGGCGGGGTACATGCTGGGCATTTCGGCCGTTTCGCCGCCGATCAGGGCGCAGCCGGAGATTTCGCAGCCCTTGGCGATGCCCTTGATGACGTCCGTCGCCGTCGGCACATCGAGTTTGCCGCAGGCGAAGTAGTCGAGGAAGAACAGGGGCTCGGCGCCCTGCACCAGGATGTCGTTCACGCTCATGGCCACCAGGTCGATGCCCACGGTGTCGTGGCGATTGAGTTCGAAGGCCAGTTTCAGCTTGGTGCCCACGCCGTCCGTGCCAGAAACCAGCACCGGTTCCTTGTATTTTTTGCCAATCTCGAACAGGGCGCCGAAGCCGCCGATGCCGCCCATTACGCCCTCGCGCATCGTGCGCTTGGCGAATGGCTTGATCGCTTCAACTAGAGCGTCGCCTGCATCGATATCGACGCCGGCGTCACGGTAGGACAGGGAAACATTCGAAGGTTGGCTCATGGTGTATTTCGCAGCAGAGGCGGTAAAATAGAAGGCGGACACCGCAATGTTGCAACAAGTGGTCGCAAATCCGGCAAGTCCGCTATTTTATCAAAATGCCTCGCCAACCAGCCCTTTTTCGCTGAAAAACGCCCTTCACATGCCATTTCCCCTGAGCGCAGAACAAAAACAAACCGCTTTCTGGATGGCTGTGTGGCTCGGTTTCCTCTTTCTGCTGGTCCTGCTCGGTCCCGTACTGACGCCCTTCCTGGCCGCCGCCATCTTCGCCTATTGCCTGAATCCCGGCGTGGACCGCCTGGACCGGGTGCGCCTGGGCCGCTTCCCTATGCCGCGCGCCGTGTCGGTGACCATCGTGATCCTGCTATTCTTCGCAGCCATCCTCGCCCTGGTACTGATCGTGGTGCCCGTGCTGCGCAAGGAAATTCCCCTGCTGCAGGCCGCCATTCCGGCCTTCCTGGCCAAGCTCAATGACACCCTGAGCCCCCGCCTGCAGGAGCTGGGCGTGCAGCTGCGCTTCGACTCGGCGGGCATCCGCAGCATGGTCGAGGAGCAGATGGCGACGAGCGGGGACCAGATCTGGGCCGCCATCCTGAATTCGGCCCGCGTGGGCGGCACGGCGGTGCTGGGCTGGCTGGCCACCCTGACCCTGATTCCCGTTGTGCTGTTCTATCTTCTGCTCGACTGGCACCAGCTGCTGGCGCGCATCGCGGGCGCCGTACCGCGCCGCTACATCGCCTACACGGTGGAGATGGCGCGCGAGTCGGACGCTCTGCTGGCCCAGTACCTGCGCGGCCAGCTGCTGGTGATGCTGGCGCTCTCCATCTACTACTCGGCCGCGCTGGCGATTGCCGGTTTCGATGTGGCCCTGCCGGTGGGCATTCTCAGCGGCGTGCTGGTCTTCATTCCCTATCTCGGCTTCGGCCTGGGCCTCTTCCTGGCCCTGATCGGCGCCGTGCTCCAGTTCAGCGACTGGAGCGGCATTCTCGCCGTGGCCGTGATCTATGGCCTGGGCCAGGTGATCGAGGGCTTTATCCTCACACCCCGCCTGGTGGGGGAGCGCATCGGCCTCAATCCCCTGGCCGTCATCTTCGCCCTGCTGGCTTTCGGCCAGCTGTTCGGCTTTGTGGGCGTGCTGCTCGCCTTGCCCGCCTCCGCCCTGCTGATGGTGGCTTTCCGCCACCTGCGCCGTCACTACCTGCGCAGCAGCTTTTATAATGGCTGATGCGATGGACAAAAAAGTTATGCAAATGACATCGGGGCAGGCATGAAGCAGCTGGTGCTGGACCTCGGCGCGGAACCGGTGCTGACCCTCGATTCCTTCGAGGTGGGCCGCAATGCGGAAGCGGCGGCGCTCATGCGCCAGTTCGCTGGCCGCAGCTCGCGCGAGCATTTCGCCTACCTGTGGGGCGAGGTGGGCTCG encodes:
- a CDS encoding alpha/beta hydrolase family protein; protein product: MRFISSLISILLVAGAAGAQQVSSPAALAPPPVEAFFDNPQFSAAAISPSGKYVAARVSGNGARQRLAVFEVATGKVNVVAQFRDADVRNFQWVNDERLIYDSEDLQKADGKAFFAPGLFAVNRDGTEPRPLAHRNYRFVEETGIDRQLPWNTFMIPHTARRDSSFVYVQSVEFEGDHDFTIRHKRLIRLDTRTGRAINFIGPRTVKRWLLDYAGEPRLALASDEGTSTVLYRDPKRGNEWRPLAEFHRYLDSDDSFEPLGFGPDGTLYVNSSRGRDKSAVYTYDIETGKLGDQPVVQLEDYDFAGRLAFSPAGLQGFTVVADGLSTQWLDAKMQALQNTIDKLLPATINVVMPPSDPTVNNVVVAAYSDVQPLVYLVYNADTGKLIRLGDALPQIDSTKMSRRALVNYKARDGLSIPAWITLPHGGRKNLPMVVLVHGGPWVRGDTWAFNEEAQFLASRGYVVLQPEFRGSTGYGKALYQAGIKQWGLKMQDDIADGARWAIAQGYADPKRICIAGSSYGGYSTLMGLINDADLFRCGVNWAGVTDIELMYKGSWTLPSDMSDAWKKYGMPQLVGDPGKDAEQLKRTSPLLLAAKIKQPLLLAYGSSDLRVPLYHGKRFYDAVKPTNQKVEWIEYEHEGHGWALPENRFDFWKRVEKFLDQNIGASAKTE
- the purM gene encoding phosphoribosylformylglycinamidine cyclo-ligase encodes the protein MSQPSNVSLSYRDAGVDIDAGDALVEAIKPFAKRTMREGVMGGIGGFGALFEIGKKYKEPVLVSGTDGVGTKLKLAFELNRHDTVGIDLVAMSVNDILVQGAEPLFFLDYFACGKLDVPTATDVIKGIAKGCEISGCALIGGETAEMPSMYPAGEYDLAGFAVGAVEKSNLIDGSKIVPGDVVLGLASSGAHSNGYSLVRKIIEVAKPDLNADFHGRKLADVLMEPTRIYVKPLLALMASMEVKGLVHITGGGLVENIPRVLADNLTAELDGKSWTMPPLFKWLQQHGGVADAEMHRVFNCGIGMTVIVSAENADAAVAQLTAAGETVSRIGTIRARKEGEHQTIVI
- a CDS encoding 6-phosphofructokinase, whose protein sequence is MGSGKILVAQGGGPTAVINQSLVGVALEARRFREVTKVYGALHGVRGIIDENFVDLTQETSHNLELVAATPSSALGSTRDKPDLKYCAEIFNVLRAHEIEHFFYIGGNDSSDTVRIVSEQARAAGYPLRAIHIPKTIDNDLVGSDHTPGFPSAARFVAQAFAGANLDNASLPGVYVGVVMGRHAGFLTAAAALGKKFPDDGPHLIYLPERVFSIERFLADVKSTYERYGRCVIAVSEGIHDASGEPIATLLAKEVERDAHGNVQLSGTGALADLLCDEIKAKLGIKRVRGDTFGYLQRSFIGCVSDVDQREAREVGEKAVQYAMWGDRDGSVAIKRTGFYSADYELLPLETVAGKTRTMEDEFIAASGTDVTDAFRLYLRPLLGSGMPDAYRLRPAPVAKILKR
- a CDS encoding alpha/beta hydrolase family protein; translated protein: MRPCRFLLHLCFAAGILLALPSVQAQADAKPPVEAFFDNPSFSAASLSPSGKYVAARVGGKGTRERLAVYEIATGKAQAVAQFDDADVNRFQWVSDDRLLFDSADRDLGQGQIRSAPGLFAVNRDGSKFKRLAERRGSFVRNGGGEVLLPWHTYMMPQTGKQDSEFAYVASREYAGINEIAHVSLLRLNTLTGRVSGYAGPHNVKQWLMDYNGEPRLAMVSVDGKASIHYRDPKRNNEWRQLAEFKRYLGGEGAFTPMAFGPDGTLYVRSNAGRDKYAVFSYDLDAGKLSDKPVVLQEDYDFSGRLLFSERGLQGVRFVSDAEGTQWLDKDMQALQDSIDAMLPSTVNIVTPPTHPTTRNLMVKAYSDTQAAIYFIYNGETGKLVRLGETRPQIKPSMVGQRELVRYQARDGLTIPAWLTVPRGGKKNLPMVVLVHGGPWVRGDTWEFNDEAQFLASRGYVVLQPEFRGSLGYGKKLFHAGWKQWGLKMQDDVADGTRWAIAQGYADPKRICIAGASYGGYATLMGLVNDPDLYRCGVNWAGVTDIELMYKGSWFTPSDLTDSWKDYGMPSMIGDREKDAEQLKRTSPLQQAARIQQPLLLAYGGADLRVPIYHGKRFYDAVKATNQNVEWIEYPEEGHGWAVPKNRFDFWKRVEKFLDQNIGAGAKTE
- a CDS encoding AI-2E family transporter, which codes for MPFPLSAEQKQTAFWMAVWLGFLFLLVLLGPVLTPFLAAAIFAYCLNPGVDRLDRVRLGRFPMPRAVSVTIVILLFFAAILALVLIVVPVLRKEIPLLQAAIPAFLAKLNDTLSPRLQELGVQLRFDSAGIRSMVEEQMATSGDQIWAAILNSARVGGTAVLGWLATLTLIPVVLFYLLLDWHQLLARIAGAVPRRYIAYTVEMARESDALLAQYLRGQLLVMLALSIYYSAALAIAGFDVALPVGILSGVLVFIPYLGFGLGLFLALIGAVLQFSDWSGILAVAVIYGLGQVIEGFILTPRLVGERIGLNPLAVIFALLAFGQLFGFVGVLLALPASALLMVAFRHLRRHYLRSSFYNG